A genome region from Geobacter pickeringii includes the following:
- a CDS encoding GntR family transcriptional regulator produces MKKTMEKHLTLREKILETIRDAIMTGSLKPGEKVAEPDLAERFGISRTPIREAFRQLESEGYLTVIPRKGAVVTSFSPRDVEEFYAIKSILEGYAARRACEKLSGKDLDKLNAINDKLRHLADDGDIKHFFRVHADFHDLFLKAADNDKLNELVSNLVRKFQRLRFASLSLPGRMHVSVQEHDKIIEAFRARNADLAETLVRKNAEYGGRVLMEEGEGRPVLKPADRAMALQLDL; encoded by the coding sequence ATGAAAAAGACGATGGAAAAACACCTGACCCTCCGGGAGAAGATCCTCGAGACCATCCGTGACGCCATCATGACCGGCTCTCTCAAGCCGGGGGAGAAGGTGGCGGAGCCCGATCTGGCCGAGCGTTTCGGCATCAGCCGCACCCCGATCCGCGAGGCGTTCCGCCAGCTCGAATCGGAAGGATACCTGACCGTCATCCCCCGCAAAGGGGCTGTCGTAACCTCATTCTCCCCCCGCGATGTGGAGGAGTTCTACGCCATCAAGAGCATCCTTGAAGGGTATGCGGCCCGCCGGGCATGCGAAAAACTCTCCGGCAAAGATCTCGACAAGCTCAACGCCATCAACGACAAGCTTCGCCACCTGGCCGACGACGGCGACATCAAACACTTCTTCCGGGTCCACGCCGACTTCCACGACCTCTTCCTCAAGGCGGCCGACAACGACAAGCTCAACGAGCTCGTCTCCAATCTCGTCCGCAAGTTCCAGCGGCTCCGCTTCGCCTCCCTGAGCCTCCCGGGCCGGATGCACGTCTCCGTCCAGGAGCACGACAAGATCATCGAGGCGTTCCGCGCCCGCAATGCCGATCTGGCCGAAACCCTGGTCCGCAAGAACGCCGAATACGGCGGACGGGTCCTGATGGAAGAGGGGGAAGGGCGCCCCGTCCTGAAGCCGGCCGACCGCGCCATGGCCCTCCAGCTCGACCTCTAG
- the rsmB gene encoding 16S rRNA (cytosine(967)-C(5))-methyltransferase RsmB, translated as MTRPNPRRSAYEILLRVERDRAFAEPLIDRELVRGLLAGPDRGLLTELVYGVLRRQGSLDHLVDTFSATKSGKLERSVLLVLRLGLYQLFHLDRIPVSAAVNESVNLAKQVAPRAAGLVNAVLRRADRERDAVAWPDPARDPAGYLAARYSAPRWIAEGWLGQLDFAGAELLARAMAEPAPLTLRVNTLRTTRDSLRTLLREGGIDAEPTRYSPDGFRILSRSPVTLLPGFEEGLFTVQDEASQLASRFLAPEPGQRVLDVCAAPGGKTTHLAQLMENRGEICAGDIAEKKLRRIEESAARLGASIVRTAPFDATRPEAPAGGGAFDRILVDAPCSGLGVLRRNPEGKWWKAPGDLPGIVATQRAILEAVAPRLVPGGVLLYSTCSTTVDENEGVVDDFLSQHPDFVLEDLNALFPGLADLFTVRGFFRSWPHRHGMDGFFAARLRKQ; from the coding sequence GTGACCCGTCCCAATCCGCGCCGCTCGGCCTATGAGATCCTTCTGCGGGTCGAGCGCGATCGCGCCTTTGCCGAGCCCCTCATCGACCGGGAGCTCGTCCGGGGACTCCTCGCCGGGCCCGACCGGGGGCTCCTGACCGAACTCGTCTACGGGGTGCTCCGCCGTCAGGGGAGCCTCGACCACCTGGTGGACACCTTCTCCGCCACGAAGAGCGGCAAGCTCGAACGGTCGGTGCTGCTGGTCCTCCGCCTCGGCCTCTATCAGCTCTTCCATCTCGACCGGATTCCGGTCTCCGCCGCCGTGAACGAGAGCGTCAACCTGGCGAAACAGGTGGCACCCCGGGCCGCCGGCCTCGTCAATGCGGTGCTCCGCCGGGCCGACCGGGAGCGGGATGCCGTCGCCTGGCCCGATCCGGCGCGCGATCCGGCCGGATACCTGGCGGCGCGGTACTCCGCGCCCCGCTGGATCGCGGAGGGATGGCTCGGCCAGCTCGACTTCGCCGGGGCCGAACTCCTCGCCCGGGCCATGGCCGAGCCGGCTCCCCTCACCCTGCGGGTGAACACGCTGCGCACGACCCGCGATTCCCTCCGCACCCTGCTGCGGGAGGGGGGGATCGACGCCGAGCCGACGCGCTACTCCCCCGACGGCTTCCGGATCCTTTCCCGGAGCCCCGTCACCCTTCTGCCAGGGTTTGAGGAGGGGCTCTTCACTGTCCAGGACGAGGCCTCCCAGCTCGCCTCCCGCTTCCTCGCCCCCGAACCCGGCCAGCGGGTCCTGGACGTCTGTGCCGCCCCCGGCGGGAAGACGACCCACCTGGCCCAGCTGATGGAAAACCGGGGGGAGATCTGTGCCGGCGACATTGCGGAGAAGAAACTCCGGCGGATCGAGGAGAGCGCCGCCCGCCTCGGCGCGTCGATCGTCCGGACGGCTCCCTTCGATGCCACCCGTCCCGAGGCGCCGGCCGGCGGCGGGGCCTTCGACCGCATCCTGGTGGATGCCCCCTGCTCGGGGCTCGGTGTCCTGCGCCGCAACCCGGAGGGGAAATGGTGGAAGGCGCCCGGCGACCTCCCGGGCATCGTGGCGACCCAGCGGGCGATCCTCGAAGCGGTGGCGCCGCGGCTCGTGCCGGGTGGGGTGCTCCTCTACTCCACCTGTTCCACCACGGTGGACGAGAATGAGGGGGTGGTGGACGATTTCCTTTCGCAACACCCTGATTTCGTGTTAGAAGATTTGAATGCTCTCTTCCCCGGGCTGGCCGATCTCTTCACCGTCCGCGGGTTTTTCCGCAGCTGGCCCCACCGGCACGGCATGGACGGTTTCTTCGCCGCCCGGCTGAGAAAGCAATGA
- the rpe gene encoding ribulose-phosphate 3-epimerase: protein MKKIAPSILSADFARLGDEVRAVAAAGADYIHVDVMDGHFVPNITIGPLVVDAVRKVTDLPLDVHLMIENPDLYIPDFATAGADIIVVHAEATPHLHRTVQLIKSIGKKAGVSLNPATPLAHLDYLLEELDLVLLMTVNPGFGGQSFIEACLPKIQSLRAMLDRRGCEAELEVDGGVKIDNIDRISHAGADVFVAGSAVFNSPDYDATIKELKRRAKEPIL, encoded by the coding sequence ATGAAGAAGATCGCCCCATCCATCCTCTCCGCCGACTTCGCCCGCCTCGGCGACGAGGTGCGGGCCGTGGCCGCAGCCGGGGCCGACTATATCCATGTGGATGTCATGGATGGCCATTTCGTCCCCAACATCACCATCGGGCCGCTGGTGGTGGATGCCGTGCGGAAGGTGACCGATCTCCCCCTCGACGTCCACCTCATGATAGAGAATCCCGACCTCTACATTCCGGACTTTGCCACGGCCGGGGCCGACATCATCGTGGTTCATGCCGAGGCCACCCCCCACCTGCACCGGACGGTGCAGCTCATCAAGTCCATTGGCAAGAAGGCGGGGGTTTCCCTCAACCCGGCGACGCCGCTGGCGCACCTCGACTACCTCCTCGAGGAGCTCGACCTGGTCCTCCTCATGACGGTCAATCCCGGCTTCGGGGGGCAGTCGTTCATCGAGGCGTGCCTGCCGAAGATCCAGTCACTGCGGGCGATGTTGGACCGGCGCGGCTGCGAGGCTGAGCTGGAGGTGGACGGCGGCGTGAAGATCGACAACATCGACCGGATCTCCCATGCCGGGGCCGACGTCTTCGTGGCGGGGAGCGCGGTGTTCAACAGCCCTGACTACGACGCGACGATAAAAGAGTTAAAGCGCCGGGCAAAAGAGCCGATACTGTAA
- the cls gene encoding cardiolipin synthase: protein MLDELALWGGAALIGALSLYTAGHALIMKRDPRSTLGWIMVSLTVPLLGPFLYWCMGVNRISRRARTWLESGRRLAGAEHFRALHDQDAAPALPPGSEYLAQLRSLADRVTNGLLLEGNRITPLENGEAAYPAMLEAIAGARRSIHLSTYIFDGDGAGRRFIAALADAALRGVEVRVIIDGLGEKYSLPRARVLMEGTRIQAARFLPLRQGFYMNLRNHRKLLIIDGERGYTGGMNIGDRHLASRSGAEVVKDMHFAVEGPAVGELQRVFLEDWHFVTGELLDDERYFPAVAPAGTALVRAVGDGPDREFRKLQLIIMGAISCARRQVLIMTPYFIPDRALISALITTALRGVEVTLILPEKNNLPYVKWASQAYLWELLQQGIRVFYQPPPFVHTKLLVVDGLWSLIGSANLDPRSLRLNFELNLEIYDREFAGTLGRHFSEVRGRAREVTLAEMDGRPLPVKLRDGVAKLFSPYL, encoded by the coding sequence GTGCTCGACGAACTGGCTCTCTGGGGCGGCGCGGCGCTGATCGGAGCGCTCTCGCTCTACACCGCCGGCCACGCCCTCATCATGAAGCGCGATCCCCGGTCGACCCTCGGCTGGATCATGGTCAGCCTGACCGTGCCGCTCCTCGGCCCCTTCCTCTACTGGTGCATGGGGGTAAACCGGATCTCCCGGCGCGCCCGCACCTGGCTCGAAAGCGGCCGCCGGCTGGCGGGGGCGGAACATTTCCGGGCGCTCCACGACCAGGATGCGGCTCCGGCACTCCCGCCGGGCTCCGAGTACCTGGCGCAACTGCGGAGCCTCGCCGACCGGGTGACGAACGGCCTCCTCCTGGAGGGGAACCGGATCACCCCCCTCGAGAACGGCGAGGCGGCCTATCCCGCCATGCTGGAGGCAATCGCCGGCGCCCGCCGGTCGATCCACCTCTCCACCTACATCTTTGACGGCGACGGCGCCGGCCGCCGGTTCATCGCCGCCCTGGCCGATGCGGCCCTCCGCGGAGTCGAGGTGCGGGTGATCATCGACGGCCTCGGCGAGAAATATTCCCTCCCCCGGGCCCGCGTCCTGATGGAGGGAACACGAATCCAGGCGGCCCGTTTTCTCCCCCTGCGGCAGGGGTTCTACATGAACCTGCGCAATCACCGCAAGCTGCTCATCATCGACGGGGAGCGGGGGTATACCGGCGGGATGAATATCGGCGACCGCCATCTGGCCAGCCGTTCCGGAGCGGAGGTGGTGAAGGATATGCACTTCGCGGTGGAAGGGCCGGCGGTGGGAGAGTTGCAGCGGGTCTTCCTGGAGGACTGGCACTTCGTGACCGGCGAGCTGCTGGACGACGAGCGCTACTTTCCCGCCGTCGCGCCGGCAGGGACGGCGCTGGTCCGCGCCGTGGGGGACGGGCCGGACCGGGAGTTCCGCAAGCTCCAGCTGATCATCATGGGGGCCATCTCCTGCGCCCGGCGCCAGGTGCTGATCATGACCCCCTATTTCATCCCCGACCGGGCCCTCATCTCGGCACTGATCACCACCGCCCTGCGGGGGGTGGAGGTGACGCTCATCCTGCCGGAGAAGAACAACCTCCCCTACGTCAAGTGGGCATCCCAGGCCTACCTCTGGGAGCTCCTCCAGCAGGGGATCCGGGTCTTCTACCAGCCTCCCCCCTTCGTCCACACCAAACTCCTGGTGGTGGACGGACTCTGGAGCCTCATCGGCTCCGCCAACCTCGACCCCCGGAGCCTGCGCCTCAACTTCGAGCTCAACCTCGAGATCTACGACCGCGAATTCGCCGGCACCCTGGGGCGCCACTTCTCCGAAGTCCGGGGAAGGGCACGGGAGGTGACCCTCGCCGAGATGGACGGCCGCCCCCTGCCGGTCAAGCTCCGCGACGGCGTCGCCAAGCTCTTCTCCCCCTACCTGTAA
- a CDS encoding potassium channel family protein — translation MDPIRHFKISIGILAVLVTVGTAGYMTLEGWEFLDSLYMTVITLGTVGFKEVHELDAVGKIFTMLLIVFGVSVLGYIVGSLAQIMFEGQLQRIIGRKKVERKIESLKDHYIICGYGRIGALICREFTAKPLSFVVIEKFPEVIEKLGQEGYLHIRGDATEDDTLLKAGIKRAKGLISVVTSDTENVYITLTARGLNPDLYILSRSGEEGSEIKLKRAGANKVVSPYLIGGGRMAQAILRPNVVDFIEIATGREHLDLQMEEIGIPERSAFVGETLVTSGFRKETGVIIVGIKKSSGKMVFNPHSQTKIESLDTLIVLGELAAIAKLEQLVACDSCADKIITRQRKEHPNHD, via the coding sequence ATGGACCCCATACGTCATTTCAAGATATCGATCGGCATCCTGGCGGTGCTCGTGACGGTCGGCACGGCCGGCTATATGACCCTCGAGGGGTGGGAATTCCTCGATTCCCTCTACATGACGGTGATCACCCTCGGCACGGTCGGCTTCAAGGAGGTGCACGAGCTCGACGCCGTGGGGAAGATCTTCACCATGCTGCTGATCGTCTTCGGGGTGAGCGTCCTCGGCTACATCGTCGGCAGCTTGGCCCAGATCATGTTCGAGGGACAGCTCCAGCGGATCATCGGGAGGAAGAAGGTGGAACGGAAGATAGAGTCGCTCAAGGATCACTACATCATCTGCGGCTACGGCCGGATCGGCGCCCTGATCTGCCGGGAGTTCACCGCCAAGCCCCTCTCTTTTGTGGTGATCGAGAAGTTTCCGGAGGTGATCGAGAAACTCGGGCAGGAGGGGTACCTCCACATCCGGGGGGACGCCACCGAGGATGATACCCTGCTCAAGGCGGGAATCAAGCGGGCCAAGGGGCTCATCTCCGTGGTCACCTCCGATACCGAGAACGTCTACATCACCCTCACGGCCCGGGGGCTGAACCCTGACCTGTACATCCTCTCCCGTTCCGGAGAGGAGGGGTCGGAGATCAAGCTCAAGCGGGCCGGCGCCAACAAGGTGGTCTCGCCGTACCTCATCGGCGGCGGGCGGATGGCCCAGGCGATCCTTCGTCCCAACGTGGTGGATTTCATCGAGATCGCCACCGGCCGGGAGCACCTGGACCTCCAGATGGAGGAGATCGGCATTCCCGAGCGGTCGGCGTTCGTCGGGGAGACCCTGGTCACCTCCGGCTTCCGGAAGGAGACCGGCGTCATCATCGTCGGGATCAAGAAGTCCTCGGGGAAGATGGTGTTCAATCCCCACTCCCAGACAAAGATCGAGTCCCTGGACACCCTCATCGTCCTCGGCGAGCTGGCGGCCATCGCCAAGCTGGAGCAGCTGGTCGCCTGCGACTCCTGCGCCGACAAGATCATCACCAGACAGAGAAAAGAGCACCCGAACCATGACTAA
- a CDS encoding sugar phosphate isomerase/epimerase family protein, translating to MTNRVYAHVPYSMLAESLPTIVARRINPEIFFPGDALDGLIPEEVTAIAGTLHDAGIHCTFHAPFIDLNPGSVERLVREATLRRFEQVLAAADILRPDVIVFHPGYDKWRYGENQEKWLAHSIQSWRWVLERTEKIGTIVAVENIFEEEPSTLKALFEEMDHPRLRHCFDVGHWNLFHTVGMEEWFAAVGRFIGETHIHDNFGTRDDHLPPGEGAIDFDLFFSLMARYAPDAAWTIEAHCRAALDRALLAVERYRK from the coding sequence ATGACTAATCGCGTCTATGCCCACGTCCCCTACTCCATGCTGGCGGAAAGCCTGCCGACCATCGTCGCGCGGCGGATCAACCCGGAGATCTTCTTCCCCGGCGATGCCCTCGACGGGCTCATCCCCGAGGAGGTGACCGCCATTGCCGGCACCCTCCACGATGCCGGCATCCACTGCACCTTCCACGCCCCCTTCATCGACCTGAACCCCGGCTCCGTGGAGCGGCTCGTCCGCGAGGCGACCCTGCGGCGGTTCGAGCAGGTTCTGGCTGCGGCCGACATCCTCCGTCCCGACGTCATCGTCTTCCATCCGGGGTACGACAAGTGGCGCTACGGCGAGAACCAGGAGAAGTGGCTTGCCCACAGCATCCAGAGCTGGCGGTGGGTCCTGGAGCGGACCGAGAAGATCGGCACCATTGTGGCGGTTGAGAACATCTTCGAGGAGGAGCCCTCGACCCTGAAGGCGCTCTTCGAGGAGATGGACCACCCCCGCCTGCGGCACTGCTTCGACGTGGGGCACTGGAACCTCTTCCACACCGTGGGGATGGAGGAGTGGTTCGCCGCGGTGGGGCGCTTCATCGGGGAAACCCATATCCACGACAACTTCGGCACCCGCGACGACCACCTCCCCCCGGGAGAGGGGGCGATCGATTTCGACCTCTTCTTCTCCCTCATGGCGCGCTATGCCCCGGATGCCGCCTGGACCATCGAGGCCCACTGCCGGGCGGCGCTGGACCGGGCGCTCCTGGCTGTCGAGCGGTACCGGAAATGA
- the selA gene encoding L-seryl-tRNA(Sec) selenium transferase: protein MTLLKHIPKVDKILEWPGLRELLARHPRPSVLAVVRDVLDTLRVAARAETLGEAELAEAAVTARIERELARLAAPSLRRVVNGTGVVIHTNLGRSPLAVGVRPHLDEIAFGYSNLEFDLDRGERGSRYSHVEKLLCELTGAEAALVVNNNAAAVLLALSALAAGKEVIVSRGELVEIGGSFRIPDVMRQGGAILREVGTTNRTHPRDYRQAVTPETGLLLKVHSSNFAVVGFTAEVPPAELAAIGRESGVPVMADAGSGSLLDLSRFGICGEPTVQEFVAAGIDVITFSGDKLLGGPQAGIIVGRAHFIAPLTKHPLLRALRIDKLTLAALEATLRLYRDERQARAEIPTLRMLTASPDELAARGRAILRRLRRTLPDMLRFALVDGNSQVGGGAYPLLELPTTLVAVDADGRSPQELEERLRRAPVPVIGRIHRGRFLLDCRTLLDDDLPLLVNALRGVAE from the coding sequence GTGACGCTCCTCAAACACATTCCCAAGGTTGATAAAATCCTCGAATGGCCCGGGCTCCGGGAACTCCTCGCCCGCCACCCCCGTCCGTCGGTCCTGGCCGTGGTCCGCGACGTCCTGGACACCCTGCGCGTCGCCGCCCGGGCGGAGACCCTCGGCGAAGCGGAACTGGCGGAAGCGGCGGTAACGGCCCGGATCGAACGGGAGCTGGCACGACTGGCCGCGCCGAGCCTCCGCCGCGTGGTGAACGGCACCGGCGTGGTGATCCACACCAACCTCGGACGCTCCCCCCTGGCGGTGGGGGTCCGGCCCCACCTCGACGAGATCGCCTTCGGCTACTCGAACCTGGAGTTCGACCTCGACCGGGGAGAGCGGGGAAGCCGCTATTCCCACGTGGAGAAGCTCCTCTGCGAACTGACCGGCGCGGAGGCGGCCCTCGTGGTGAACAACAATGCCGCGGCGGTGCTCCTGGCCCTCTCGGCCCTGGCCGCCGGCAAAGAGGTCATCGTCTCCCGGGGGGAACTGGTGGAGATCGGCGGCTCGTTCCGGATCCCCGACGTCATGCGCCAGGGGGGGGCCATCCTCCGGGAGGTGGGGACCACCAACCGGACCCATCCCCGCGACTATCGACAGGCGGTCACCCCCGAGACCGGCCTCCTCCTGAAGGTCCACTCCAGCAACTTCGCCGTGGTCGGTTTCACCGCCGAGGTCCCCCCCGCCGAGCTTGCCGCCATCGGCCGGGAGAGCGGGGTGCCGGTCATGGCCGACGCCGGCAGCGGCTCCCTCCTGGACCTCTCGCGGTTCGGCATCTGCGGCGAACCGACGGTGCAGGAGTTCGTCGCGGCAGGGATCGACGTTATCACCTTCAGCGGCGACAAGCTCCTCGGTGGCCCCCAGGCGGGGATCATCGTCGGCCGCGCCCACTTCATCGCCCCCCTCACGAAACATCCGCTCCTGCGGGCTCTGCGGATCGACAAGCTGACCCTGGCCGCCCTGGAGGCGACCCTGCGCCTCTACCGCGACGAGCGCCAGGCCCGCGCCGAGATCCCCACGCTCCGGATGCTGACCGCCTCGCCCGACGAGCTCGCGGCAAGGGGGAGAGCGATCCTGCGCCGCCTGCGCCGGACGCTCCCCGACATGCTCCGCTTCGCCCTCGTCGACGGCAACTCCCAGGTGGGGGGAGGCGCCTATCCCCTCCTGGAACTGCCGACCACCCTGGTGGCGGTGGACGCCGACGGCCGCTCCCCCCAGGAGCTGGAAGAGCGGCTCCGCCGGGCGCCGGTGCCGGTCATCGGCCGCATCCACCGGGGACGGTTCCTCCTCGACTGCCGGACCCTCCTCGACGACGACCTGCCGCTGCTCGTCAATGCCCTCCGGGGAGTGGCAGAGTAG
- a CDS encoding outer membrane protein assembly factor BamD, with product MDAVSYPNGTVIDFITERMVPLRVPSDAQPLSSQFRITWTPTLVTLDMYGTEHHRTVGFLPPEELVPALSLAIAKIDFAAESFNDAILNLDFLLNRYPRSGAAPEAVYLRGVSRYKSTKDAGMLKEAYARLTAEYPDSEWARRAQPYNLL from the coding sequence ATGGATGCGGTCTCGTATCCCAACGGCACAGTCATCGACTTCATCACCGAGCGGATGGTCCCCCTCCGGGTCCCCTCCGACGCCCAGCCGCTCTCGTCCCAGTTTCGCATCACCTGGACCCCGACCCTCGTCACCCTCGACATGTACGGCACCGAACACCATCGGACCGTCGGTTTCCTCCCCCCCGAGGAGCTGGTCCCGGCGCTCTCCCTCGCCATCGCCAAGATCGATTTCGCCGCGGAGTCGTTCAACGACGCGATCCTCAACCTCGACTTCCTCCTGAACCGCTACCCCCGAAGCGGCGCGGCCCCCGAAGCGGTCTACCTCCGGGGGGTGAGCCGCTACAAGAGCACCAAGGATGCTGGCATGCTGAAGGAAGCCTACGCCCGCCTCACGGCCGAATACCCCGACAGCGAGTGGGCACGCCGGGCCCAGCCGTACAACCTTCTCTAG